In Gadus chalcogrammus isolate NIFS_2021 chromosome 13, NIFS_Gcha_1.0, whole genome shotgun sequence, the genomic stretch CCCGGGAGGGGGGGCACGGGGGCGCTCCCGGCCCTTCAGGCCCGAGGCCCTGGGGGGCCCGCTGACCCCGCGGTAGGAGCCCAGGGGCTCGCGAGGGGCCCGCACCTCCCCGGGTTTCTCGGCCCCCCGTCCGGCGCTCTGGTTGGACGGGGTCCGGGGGTCCTCCGCCTTGTTGACCCCCAGCTCCCGCAGCGGTTGGGTGGCCTCGGGGTCGGGGGAGGAGGTTGGCGAGGGCGGCCGGGCGGGAAGCTCCTTGGCGGGCAGCTGGCACACGGCGGCGTAGCTCAGCTTCCTGGACTCCTGCAGGGGACCACATCAGAACAGGTGAGGACAACACAGACCTGGGGACACGAGAGGCCGCTAGACCAGCCTCGTGTGGACCAGGTGGTGGGgacagggggacggggggacgtaCCAGGACCAGgctctgtgtgggggtgggggctgtaGCGGGGGACCCGGGGAAGCGGCAGGTGGTCTCTTTGTCGGGAACAGGTTCTGCAGCGGGCGGAGACCCGGACTCGGTGGGGGCctggaccgggaccgggaccggggCCTGAACCGGGCCGGGGACGGGGACCAGCTCCTGGGGAGGAGCAGGCTCCGCAGTCTCCGGGGGACTCTTGGTTTTGGGGGGCGTCTTGGTTGGCTGAGAAACACTGAGCAGGGAAACAAAGCACCGTCACCAGTTACTCGCGTGTCCCCTCCGGCGTGGGTCGGGCCGCGGGGATCCGGTGGGGGCGTGGCCTACCTCAGGACGGGCGTGGCCACTATGAGGGGCGTGGCGGGGGCTGGTACGGGGACCACGGCAGCAGGTACCGCCGCGGGGGGGGCGACGGCGGCTTCAGGGGCTTTGGGCGGCCgggcctccctcctctcctccttgttCTCCGCCTGAGGGAGCAGAACGAGGCTGCGGTGAGCGGCCGATCGGCGCGACCCCAacgcttgggggggggggggggggggccagaggTGGTTACCTTGTCGGGCCCCCAGCGGCCCCGCACCACGTCGGACAGCCGCGTCTCGGGGACCGCCTCCTCCTGGGTGCTGGTGACCACGCAGCCCGGCAGGGGGGGGAAGCTGGAGGAGGCCAGGTCGAACTTGGGCGCGGGCGGCTTCACCTCGATCAACGGGACCGGCCTCTGCAAAGAGGAAGCCCTCCGTTAGTCCCCTGAACACTCATTAAGGCCGTGGAAGAAGTGGATgaattaaggcccaatcccatttctacccctcacccctcccccttacccttaccccttcagaacaagggggaggggtaaggggaaggggtaaggggtagaaatgggattgggccttagtcagAGGGAGTGAGCGGACCAGAGTGCGATCGTCCTCCCGTCTCCGCCTCATGCCTCTGGAACCGCCTCGCCTGAGGAAGGGTGAAGGAACACGACAACAGTGAGACCACTGGACTCGGAACCACCACTCAAGCCCCAAAGGACCGGTCAGCGTCTCTAGTCTGAACGCATGAAAACACAACCATGGGATGAGAGGTCACCCACCTCCCACGGCCGGCCAGGCCCATGTCGCCTGGAGGCAGGTCCCTCATGTGGAGGCTGGGcatcaccaccgcctcctgggggggggccCCGGCGGCCCCCGGGGTCTGGGGGAgcagggggctggtgggggcAGACCCCCCGTCCCTGGAGAGCCCTGGGATCAGAGCGGGCAGGGCCCCCGGCCTGGGGTGGCTCTTCCCCTGGAGGCTGGAACCAGAAACACGACCACGCCCGCATTAGCAAGCCTCAATGATTATAACCCAACATGGGTCAATGTTCATTAACTAACACACGTTTCATGTTATGTAATTATAACCCATACACGCTTCATAGTTTATAACCCAACATGGTTCAATGATCATTAACTTACACGTCTCATGTTATGTAATTATAACCCAATACACGCCTCAATGTGATCATCACTCGACACCGGTTTCAATGCTATGTGGTTGTAAACCAACGCATTACCTATTACCTATTTTACACCTGAACTATTGAACCCCTAGTTCAGCCCTGCATCTGAACCTTGTGTGACAAGAGTGAGTAGGAGGGTTAAGGTAGGTAAGGGTTAAGGTGGGTCAGGTAAGGGTTGAGGTAGGGTAGGGTTAAGGTACCGGCTCCGGTTGAAGGTCCGACCCGCGGGGGCGCTGCCGGACCCTTTGTAGGGGGCGGAGCCGTTGTAGCTGTTCGCAAACCCGCTGTTGGGGAATGGGGCCTGCAGAGAAGGAAACGGGTCAGCATCGGGACGCATTCACTACAAACCTCAGGGCTCAAGCATGGACGCTTGACTACAAGAATACACATTTATTATAAATGATCCAGTTTAAAGAGAGAAAAGTGTAGACCGTAACTGAACCGACTACACATTACTGTAgtcgtaagagaacccttcaataaggaCAAGTGCTGTTTCGTAGTTACAATGTAAAGTATCAGCATATACTCTGTATCGCCCGCTATTCAAGTTCAGCTCTACGTAATGAACCTGTCAGAGTGACTTCACATCAACGCGCCCAGCTCAACGTCCAGACCCGCAGCTCACCAGCGGCGTCTCGAAGTAGGGCGTGGCCGACTGGTTCCATGAGGGCGTGACCAGCGGGTAGACggggtactgctgctgctgggggctgtACACCGGCTGCATGTAGAGGGGCGAGTTGAAGGCCGGCTGCGACGCCGCGGGGGACCGGCTGAACGCGCTCGAGTCCACGCTGCGGAAGCCGTTGTTGGCGAAGAACGCGCTGATGGCTTTGATGCGAGCCTGCGGCCGTGGGGGGAACGAGAGGACGAGGTCAGAACGACACGAACCGACTGTGACGGTAAACCCCAACAACAAGAGATGCAGTCGTACAGATGATGACCTTAAGATCCCCTCAGATATAGAGATCCGAGTCATAAGGCCATGGAACACCGGGCTGactagagagggggggaggagagggagagggaggtgaggaggagagggagggggagatgaagacagagggggggggggggagagagagcaggactgagaagaggtggagcaggacagagagagagaggagtgagagaaggGACAGAACCTCTCCAGCCAGCCACACTGAGCCTGGGTCCTTCCAAGCGCGATACTGTTCATCACTGGGGGTCTTTCAGGACCACCACTCACAAGCTGACTGATTAATGAGATCAAGAGAGCTTGGCTTAAGGGCAGAAGAGGTCAAACTCTGTGGTAATGGCAACTAGTCCAATGAGCCAACCCCGTCCAGGGTCAGAGACTCGTGCAGATAAGAGTAATCCCGTCTGTCGGGAGATATGGCCGGCTAATGATTCACCCAGCAGCAGATGTTTGCTTTAGAGGGCCTTCCTCTGTGTTCCCAGCTCCACGACTGACAGACTTTACACGTAAAGTTACAGATTAGACACAATCTGCCTCTAGGTTAGGAAGTTTGAACACTGAATGAATTATGAGTTTCTTCCAATATCAGGGAACTCACCATGATGGGTTTTCCCTGGAACATTTTCACCTCTTCCCGGAGGTATTTGTAAGCCTGGGGAGGAAACCGAGCAATATAAATAAGTTCCCCGGGTGGGGAAGGATGATTTTCAGTCAGGCGTTATCGTCATGGTTACCGAGTGGAAACGGAGCTCAAAGGGGAACACGTTGGTTACCTGCTGCGCGTCCGTGTCCGACTGGAACGTGATGTACCAGTTGCTGTTGTGGGCGAACTCCACGCTGATGACTTTTGGACAGCTGTCACTCTTGAACAgagcctccacctcctgcaAGAGTAGAACAGATCCAACCGTCAACACGGCTGACTTAGCGCGGACACATTACTGCCGTAGTACAGACATTACTGCCTTAGCACAGACATTACTGCCTTAGCGCAGACATTACTGCCTTAGCGCAGACATTACTGCCTTAGCGCAGACATTACTGCCTTAGCGCAGACATTACTGCCTTAGCACAGACATTACTGCCTTAGTACAGACATTACTGCCTTAGTACAGACATTACTGCCTTGGTACAGACATTACTGCCCTAATAGACATTACTACCTCAACCGGTTGTGACCAAAGCCGGGTTTAATACAAAGCGGGTCATCAGTCAGAGACAGCCCCAACAGGTTAGGGGATTAATGATCTGGAGGCGGGCCAACCCACAGGTTAAAGGATTCATGATCTGGAGACGGGCCGACCGACTGGCTGGACCACGCCCAGCCTTGGGGAGGAAACCCCGGTGACAGTAAACccccgcaggggggggggggaacacctTCTGGGATGAGCTGCACTGCAAGGAACCACTACTGTCACATGCTGGAGTCATGTGATCATGCAGGGGTCAGACGGTGGCATCATGTAGGTTTCACATTGTGCAGTCATATGATGATGCAGTGGGTCACATGGTGGTGTCATGTGACCATGTAGGGGATCGCAAGGAGCAGCATACCTCCACCGGGGTGGTCTCCGGCACCTCCCTCAGGATGATGATACAGCGCTTGTGATTGGGTCGGACCTTCTCTCCGGCCTCGTCCACCTCCAGCATGGGAGAGGCTGtttggggagaggagaaggagagcgtCAGAGGAGGCGGTGGACAGGAAACCCCGGTCTGGACGCCAACCCGACACGTCGCCGGTGGTCATTTAAAAACAGCTCGCTCAGTACAATTGTACTCGAATATACATTCATGTTTTAAAGACTTGTTTGGGTTCCAAGAGTCAACCGTTTCCTGTTTGGTCGATAGCGGAAAAACAATACTTGATTGACAGTTTCATCGTCACCCTTTCtacatgcccccccccgcccccgtcttTAGAGCGTCCGTGTTCTTTGTGAAGCAGCGTACTGTACCTTTAAGAACCTCCAGGATGAGCTCAGAGTCCGTGGTGAGCACCTTGATGTCCTCCATGCAGGCCAGGGTCCACACCGGAACAAACTGGTCGCTGTCCATCTGGGACATCAGGTAAAGGTCCTTACAGAGGTTCTCTCTGCACGGGGAGGGGTTCACAGGGGGCTTTGTTAAAGGACATGCATTCCTCCactgtgagaaaaaaaaaaagatactgCAGCAGGCCCAAGCTGCTGTTGAATATTTATCCCCCTCACTAGCCTTAGCATCCAGCTACAATAAACATACTAGTATTGGGTGAGACAACTGCATCCTACGCTATAAAAGTAACGATGGCCTGGTCTTCTGATCCCCCTCAGACCTCATGATCTGATTAAACCATTGGACACTGTGCtgacgagaggggggggggggtccttccaAGTTACTAATCATCACTGGGGGTCCGTCACGCTCACAGCTGACCGTTTAAAAAGGTCCGCTTTGGAGAAGTGGTAGTGGACTATTGTATGGAATTAAATTAAAACTCGACTTTGTACATCACACCATTCCATGGAGGCTTCAAACTCCAAACGGATGGGGTTGGACTCTGGACAGAGCGGGTCAGCCCAGAGCGGCAGCAGTGTGACTCTCTCACCTGGAGAAGCAGAACTCCAGCTGCTTCTTCAGAGACTCCCTGAGGTTCTCCTCAGACATAGGCTCCTCCTTGACCAGCTCCGCGTCGGCCAGGCCGCCCCCCGGGGTGTCGAACAGGGGGTACCCGAAGTCCAGCGGCTCGGCCGCCCCGTTGGTGAGGCCTTCCACGGCCAGCGCCG encodes the following:
- the larp4ab gene encoding la-related protein 4 isoform X2, encoding MVTTKGGGLNPNAKVWQEIPAPQNGLPAGGPEEPGWLQPTSPSGEGPEAFSEVAFSDDKGYSTEYSDTSDGVPALAVEGLTNGAAEPLDFGYPLFDTPGGGLADAELVKEEPMSEENLRESLKKQLEFCFSRENLCKDLYLMSQMDSDQFVPVWTLACMEDIKVLTTDSELILEVLKASPMLEVDEAGEKVRPNHKRCIIILREVPETTPVEEVEALFKSDSCPKVISVEFAHNSNWYITFQSDTDAQQAYKYLREEVKMFQGKPIMARIKAISAFFANNGFRSVDSSAFSRSPAASQPAFNSPLYMQPVYSPQQQQYPVYPLVTPSWNQSATPYFETPLAPFPNSGFANSYNGSAPYKGSGSAPAGRTFNRSRLQGKSHPRPGALPALIPGLSRDGGSAPTSPLLPQTPGAAGAPPQEAVVMPSLHMRDLPPGDMGLAGRGRRGGSRGMRRRREDDRTLRPVPLIEVKPPAPKFDLASSSFPPLPGCVVTSTQEEAVPETRLSDVVRGRWGPDKAENKEERREARPPKAPEAAVAPPAAVPAAVVPVPAPATPLIVATPVLSVSQPTKTPPKTKSPPETAEPAPPQELVPVPGPVQAPVPVPVQAPTESGSPPAAEPVPDKETTCRFPGSPATAPTPTQSLVLESRKLSYAAVCQLPAKELPARPPSPTSSPDPEATQPLRELGVNKAEDPRTPSNQSAGRGAEKPGEVRAPREPLGSYRGVSGPPRASGLKGRERPRAPPPGRRVAPQGAPRHSGKEQNIPPRSPK
- the larp4ab gene encoding la-related protein 4 isoform X1; protein product: MESFHPNEKETDNVTTKGGGLNPNAKVWQEIPAPQNGLPAGGPEEPGWLQPTSPSGEGPEAFSEVAFSDDKGYSTEYSDTSDGVPALAVEGLTNGAAEPLDFGYPLFDTPGGGLADAELVKEEPMSEENLRESLKKQLEFCFSRENLCKDLYLMSQMDSDQFVPVWTLACMEDIKVLTTDSELILEVLKASPMLEVDEAGEKVRPNHKRCIIILREVPETTPVEEVEALFKSDSCPKVISVEFAHNSNWYITFQSDTDAQQAYKYLREEVKMFQGKPIMARIKAISAFFANNGFRSVDSSAFSRSPAASQPAFNSPLYMQPVYSPQQQQYPVYPLVTPSWNQSATPYFETPLAPFPNSGFANSYNGSAPYKGSGSAPAGRTFNRSRLQGKSHPRPGALPALIPGLSRDGGSAPTSPLLPQTPGAAGAPPQEAVVMPSLHMRDLPPGDMGLAGRGRRGGSRGMRRRREDDRTLRPVPLIEVKPPAPKFDLASSSFPPLPGCVVTSTQEEAVPETRLSDVVRGRWGPDKAENKEERREARPPKAPEAAVAPPAAVPAAVVPVPAPATPLIVATPVLSVSQPTKTPPKTKSPPETAEPAPPQELVPVPGPVQAPVPVPVQAPTESGSPPAAEPVPDKETTCRFPGSPATAPTPTQSLVLESRKLSYAAVCQLPAKELPARPPSPTSSPDPEATQPLRELGVNKAEDPRTPSNQSAGRGAEKPGEVRAPREPLGSYRGVSGPPRASGLKGRERPRAPPPGRRVAPQGAPRHSGKEQNIPPRSPK